The Alistipes sp. ZOR0009 genome includes the window TGATAGACCCTTTAAATCCTGCGCTGCATTTTGCAGAAGGGCCTCCATCATCGTAAAAGTTTATTTCCTTGTCTACAACAATGGTTTGATGGGTTTGAGAGATTTTGATATCCTGCCCATCTTCGGGTGGTACTTGGCTAAATGCTTCGATTGTGCCATGCCGATAGCCGAAGCGGTTAGAGATGCCAAACTCTTTATTGGCCAGCGGTGGCCCATAGAGTGTCCGTGCTGAAATATCTATGCTGCCTAAAAGGGTAAGCACAAATAGGTAAAGAACTCTTTTCTGGTACATATTAAAAGATATAGTTAATATCAATACAGCCAGAAATATATGCGCGAAGGGAGCAATAGAAAGGAGTAAATACAGCAAGACCTTTCTACTTTGCCCTAACTCCCGAAGGCAAAATATTTCGAAATATGCATTGGCAGGTCTTCTGACTTATCTCAACCTTAGGCGCCTTCCCATCCGACAGGCGTTAACCTTTTTCGGACAGTGGCATGGATGCCTTGGTTTGCGAGAATTACAGCAGCGGGTACTGTTCAGGATTTACACCTGATTCCCTTTTCATCGCTCTTTACTTGTAGGTAAAGAGGACACCAATAGGGCGGCAAATCTAGCAATTCAAATTTTAAAAGACGGGCTTTTTTGTATGTTATTAAGCAAAATTGCCTTCTGCAAGCTGCTGCTTGCCGGTATTAGGCTAGTTCTTTGCTCAATAAAAGTGCGCTGCCACTTCGCAATGGCAACGCACTCGTCACATTATATAAGGGCATAAACAACCTGAAAACAGATGCTCTACTATGAGGTTTGTTTTGAATTTAGTTAGATTTTATCTACAACTAGCTTATCTAAGCAAAAGTATACGGCTGTATTAGGGCCGTACTGGCCGCTATTGTCGGTAGATTCCATTTTAAAAAGGAGATACTTAACCTCTCCAAGTGCAGATAGGTTAACATTAATCCATCCTTGTCTAGGTGCCTTTACCGATGTTCTACAGTCGCACAGGTAGCATTCTACAGGAGTGCTTTTTATGTTATTATTGGCATCAACACCGTAAATAAGCAGTTTAAAGTAGTCTCCTACTCCAAAGGCTCGAGCAAATCCATCTCCATAGAGAATGCCAAAGTGTGGCCAGGGGTGGTTTGCAATGTTAACGCTAACTGCTTCATAACGGTTGGATCCATTTTCAATCTTTATCCAGTTGGAATACTGAGATTCGTTAAATGTACTCCCTGTAGCCTGATAGTCTTTCATGTAGTACCCCCAGTATCCAATAAGAAAGTTTTGAGGAGTATCTCCAGACGCCATACAGCCCCACTGGTGGGCAATCCATCCGTCCGAACTGCCTGGTCTTCCGTAGTTAGACCTATCGGTAGAGTTTGATATGGTAAAACCGTCCCAGTATGCGTAGCCAGAAACGTTTCCGCCGGTATGGGAAAAGGTAAATATCTGAGATTGAAATTTAGTATCCGCGTAGGTCTGATTCCAGTAGTAACCTCCAGTTGTTGCAATCCCATTTTGAGAGAGATTGTAGCCGCTTACATCCAATGTTACGTAATTGATGTTGTAAGGAAGCACGGTTACGGAGTAGCCTGATGTTGTCGTTTTTCCGAGATAGGTGGTTTTTAAAGTGATGGTCTTTACGCCGACTTTTTCACCTGTAACGGTCAACTTGTTGGCTGTCGATGTTAGTTTTCCATCAACAAACCAAGCGTATTGAGCAGATTTATCTTTGATCTCAGGTTCTATTACAATACTTTTCTTCTCTTTTACCTGAAATGATGTAGGCTGTAAGCTGGTTGATGCCAGCTCGTCCTCTTTGTTACAAGAGGAAATTCCTGCAAGAATAAATGCTGCAAGCAGGAGGTATAAACGATTTTTCATAGTAGTTTGGTTTTATCCTCATAGTAAAGAATAGCTCTTTCGGGAAACTTTTTAGATGCTTAAATCGGTTATCTTGGCGATGCGCAAGTGGTCATTGTCGTC containing:
- a CDS encoding DUF4465 domain-containing protein, producing MKNRLYLLLAAFILAGISSCNKEDELASTSLQPTSFQVKEKKSIVIEPEIKDKSAQYAWFVDGKLTSTANKLTVTGEKVGVKTITLKTTYLGKTTTSGYSVTVLPYNINYVTLDVSGYNLSQNGIATTGGYYWNQTYADTKFQSQIFTFSHTGGNVSGYAYWDGFTISNSTDRSNYGRPGSSDGWIAHQWGCMASGDTPQNFLIGYWGYYMKDYQATGSTFNESQYSNWIKIENGSNRYEAVSVNIANHPWPHFGILYGDGFARAFGVGDYFKLLIYGVDANNNIKSTPVECYLCDCRTSVKAPRQGWINVNLSALGEVKYLLFKMESTDNSGQYGPNTAVYFCLDKLVVDKI